The window ttgaacctctgaatcatgcatTGAGAAAAACCTCCTCTCAAGTCATTaactgcctcgacacataaacaagcaccctaccattacttTAATATTGTacgataacaactcatgaacatcatagcaattggTGCATAGCCCAAAAACCATAAGAAATACAGCTACTAAGCTGAAATGatagaacatccttccgcaaggcgatgacATTAACCCAATCGAATACGcggggagaaacatcctgcaccacctctgcagtaccattacaactcctcgattcccaattgaCACGAGCGATGAACgtcgtataagaatgagtaggaaggataTAAAGGCATAagtctcaaaggaatcaaatcacacgatgaggaatcaagaagggaagtgctcctaacagccctgtagcctctcgaagataagtacagacgtctccgtaccgatccgcaagactctactagacttgttcatgactcgtgagacctaagtgaacctaacgctttgataccatgttgtcacgacccaaaatccattaatggtcgtgattgcgcctaacaccgctgccaggcaagccaacaatagttgATTAACTCGAttattcattttagtattttgaaatcaaaattttccttcaattaaataatcaGAAATAAAATTCACAGAGTAAATGACAATATTTTCCCAAGTACAATGCTGAACAACTCATAAGTacccccaaaatctggtgtcacaagtgcatgagcatcaactacgaagtaaaataaaatacaacatctgtccgaaatacaaattagacaggaaaaatacaaataaccctggaggagactctgctggctgcggatcataACCAGAAATGCAGCTCGCGGCAAGCCCCCCGATCATCCGTGCCTCCGTGCCCAAAGGACCACCGGACATaaaagtacctgcacaaaaatgtgcagcaagtgtagtatgggtaCGTAAATccacgcatacccagtaagtatctagcctaaccccggaggagtagtgacgaggggtcgacatcgacactcactagtgatCCAATAATATCGGGTACAGTAAGgaggtgaacaaatatgaggcaaagtaaataaatgaaataaacaactaTAAATCTGTGGTACAATTATCCTccttacaataaactcaagctcttaaGTAACAATTCctcctcacacacacacacacacacacacacacacacacacacacacacacacacacacacacacacatatatatatatatatatatatatatatatatatatatatatatatatatatatatatatatatatatattattattggtacaccacttgctattattgctaacagtaTCATGTCTCTTGATATGATATCTGCAAGTAATACTTAACATGGGAATATTATTTTGATTccgccggaggcatctacaaagaataatcttgttaccagagtcgactctttataatatagtcttgaaaacttgttcttgtttaggatttagtTTGATTGTGCTTTCTCAGACACTTGTAtaacattttgattcttaataatatactaacctttttactttgtgctctaacgctctttttatgaaataaatttatgtaccctaagattttttttaaagttgaataagaattttactcatatgatgaatttaaaaaataattgaattgaattctcttgctaaataattaatttaaaaaaattaattaattggttttaacataaaaatatATTCTATGTTGATTATGATCTTAATATTAGTttatctcttgttttgaatatttaatcttaattataattttatccaccataaattttattttcaaagagtaaaagattgatatgacatttcacatttagatctttatgtttgtagaatcattagtggtattgactcttgccaactattttttttttctctttctcacacagttatattcttaaatattttcttagttgttgtttaataattgggtattttttaatattacacgaaaaatttataaaaaaatatattatttgagtaggaaaatagttcaaatataatataaaaatatattatcatgggggtatttttttcttctcaatttcaactctttatgtagtccatttaatattacttttattttttcttcgtattggacattatggagtggtaatgtatttccaatacggaggattcttatgaagttgattttattaaactttcctacatatttttaataagaatttaatagacaaaattttattagttttaaaatcttaaatattaaaaattagcatagaaagtattgtagtccaaaaaataggttattgcagtTATATCCTTTCCTTATGAGTTCTTCCGTTTaatattttaaggatattttgatatattaatattgtatttatgttttttaataatataggctctcatttttctaaatggatttggacaatataatacactctcaaattaaattagtaataagaCATTttaatacgttttcaaattaaattagtaataggaatttttaagaagtatatcctaaaagtaatagagttacatgactaaagatatttacttgttccattttatatgaattagacagccgaaagtaattatactaataggattcctaaaggtaatcatgtaggatttctAACATGtaatattatgtcctaaaactaataggattataagactaatatctagaattctggttatatccttttattatgagttattatgcttaatattataaggttatttttataaaccgacattgtattcatgcttttataataatatatatatgatTCTTAGCTATTCCAAGACTAGTAAATACTGTAGAATACTAGTATTAATTGTAGTCTACTAATACACTCATATAGTCATATGTACAGATAATTGGTATTTACAAGCAACAATTTCTAGTATTTTTCGCCATATATTTTCCTTGGTTGAGTTGTACTTCTTACTTGGCTCAAAACTACACCTACCCCAATAATCACACGGGGTTGACCCAATCTCCAAACCAAACTAGATAGTCTCCTACTATTAGATTGATCATTGATCcagggatttttattttttatttttttattatcacCTTCCGGCTTTCTTATTCCGAGAAAGTGTGTAGTTGCAAAAATACAATAGTAGGTCTAAAATATTAGTCTAAGGCCCCGTTTGtccatttattttttaaaatgtgtCGAAAATGAGTTTTTCGGACCCCAAAAAGTAGTTTTgaccactttttcaaaattttcataaaattttattcttcaccattttttcaattaaaatacatatccaaacataatttcaaatttaaaatattattttttctaacCTAACCCCATatactattttttttcaaaaattacaatttttttaatgtccaaacgcctactagaTCACTTTTATAAAAACTTGCATCACTTTTCAAAGGGCTGTTGACTTGGAGAAGGTAAGTGCTGCTCTTACAATCCATGGCAGAAACTTTCTTGTTCAACATCATTGAAAGAGTTTTGGCAAAAGTTTCTTCAGTTGCTGTATATGAGATCAGTTTAGCTTGGAATGTTAAGACTGAGTTAAGAAAATTACAGAGCACTTTATCCACAATCAAAGCTGTACTTTTAGATGCAAATGAGCAGCAGGCAAAGAACCATGAAGTGAGAGATTGGCTGGAAAAGCTAAGAGATGTTGTTTATGATGTCGATGATTTGCTCGATGATTTGTCAACACAGCTAACACTACAAATGCATTTTCAGAAAAGCCTTAAGAAGAAGGTAAGAAAATTCTTTTCAAGTTCAAATCCAATTTTTTATCGATTCAAGATTGGTAGAAAGGTAAAAGAGATTAGGGAGCTATTGAATGAGATTGCACATGATAGAAAAAGTTTCCATTTTACTGAACATACTTATCTAAATCCAGTTGAGAATATTTGTAGAGAACAAACACATTCCTTTGTAAGGGCCTCCGATATTATTGGTAGAGAAACTGATCAAGAAAACATAGTAAAACAGCTCATAGATGCTCGTGAAGAGGAAAATATTTCTGTGATTCCTATTGTTGGACTTGGAGGGCTTGGAAAAACCACACTTGTTAAGTTGGTTTATAACAATAATAAGGTAGTTCAGAATTTTGACCTGAGAATGTGGGTTAGTATTTCAGAAGATTTTAGTCTGAGTAAGGTAATTGAGAAAATTCTGCGGTCTGCAACAGGAGAGAGTTTTGGCCACCTAGATATGGACCAATTACAAAGTCATTTGAGTGAGGTTTTGCGATCGAAAAGGTATTTACTTGTACTGGATGATGTGTGGAATGAAGATCAAAACAAGTGGACGGACTTGAGGGAGTTGCTGATGAATTGTTCTAGAGGTAGTAAGATTGTTGTCACTACACGCAGTAAGATGGTTGCTTTGATTACTGGAACAGTTGCACCTTACTATTTGGGTGGTCTTGCTGATGATGAGTGCTTatctttatttttgaaatgtgCATTTGTAGGGGAGGACAAATTGTTGCCTAATCTAGTAGAAATAGGAAAAGAAATTGTAAAAAAGTGTGGAGGAGTGCCTTTGGCTGTGAAAACCTTGGGAAGGTTATTGTATATGAAAACAGATGAAAATGAATGGTTGCGGATAAGGGATAATGAGATATGGGAGATCGAACAGAAACAATCCGATATTTTACCAATATTGAGATTGAGCTATGAACAGATGCCATCACATCTAAGACAGTGTTTTGCCTATTGCTCCATGTTATCCAAAGGTCAAGAAATTCCGAGAGAGGACTTCATCAACCGCTGGATTGCTCAAGGATTTATACAGAGTTCAAACGGATCCAGGAAGTTGGAAGATATTGGTAATCAGTACTTTGATGAGTTACTATCAAGGTTTTGCTTCCTAGATGTGGTACAAGCTTTTGATGGAGAAATATTGGCTTGTAAGTTACACAATCTTGTGCATGATCTTGCACAGTCAGTGGCAGGTTCTGAATGTTTAAACGTGAAATCTAATGCCTCTGTGGTTTCTGAAAGAGTTCGCCACTTATTTTTTCATGCAGAAGATATGTCTAGGAAACACTTCCCAAGATTTTTACTTTCTTTGCAAAAGTTGAGGTCTTTTTCTTACTCATTTAACATTGGACCTGTAAACAAGTTTTTTGTCAAGACAATGTTATCAAATTTCAAATGCCTTCGGGTGTTAGTCTTGAACAATTTAGATTTTGGGGAGTTGCCAACTTCAATAGGTCACTTGAAGGAATTAAGATATCTTAACCTTAGTGACAATGGTAACATCAAGTTTCTCCCAAGGAAATTTCAAATTAGTAAATTTGCAGACTCTTAACCTCATTAATTGTGAACAGCTTAAGGAGTTGCCAAGAGACTTTGAAAAGTTAATCTGTTTGAAGACCTTGTATTTGACTACATATAAGATATCAGCAGGGAAGAATCAACAATCTTTCCCTTCTCTTCAATTTTTGCTTCTTTTCAAGTGTTGTTTCCCAAAATTGCAGCCAGAACTGGTGCAGCAGTTTACTGCGCTTCGGATTTTGCGTATCTATGAATGCCGGAGTTTATATTCTCTTCCAAGCAGTATTAGATACCTGACTTCACTTGAAAAGCTATGGATTTGGAACTGTGAAGAACTTGATTTGATGGATGGAGAGGGAATGGTAGGCCTAACAAGTTTACGATCGTTGCTTCTAATGGGGCTCCCTAAGTTGGTGACTCTACCATTGGGGCTTAAAGATACTGCTCATGCAACACTGAAGTACTTTAGAGTTGCCGATTGTCCCAACCTAGCGGTGCTTCCAGAATGGCTGCAGAATTGCTCTTCACTTCAGAGGCTGTATATAGAGGATTGCCCTGTATTGGCATCAATACCCCAAGGAATCTACAACCATAATGCCGAAGTCCATATAATCGACTGTCCATTGCTAAGTGGAGGATGTTAATGACACAGGTGCAAGATCAGTGTTATCAAAGGTGCGCTTAAGCcttgaagcgaggctcaaaacatgttgagcgcttaGCAGGCGCTTCAGTGttgtcatcaaggctctaagACATTCTGACACTAAGCAATTGATATTAtcataaattttcttcaatttctttgtccatatatttggtattcatgcttatagatattagtcttggactacacatacatatttgttatttttctccatttgcgctttttttcattaaagcccacactttatttgtgctttgcgcttaaagccctaACAAACATTGgagtttttttgcgtttttcacaTTTAATAACACTGTGCAAGATTATCCAAACATGTTTTACAAATTTTAAGTGTGACTACTAGAACAATGTGGACGTAGTTTCACTTTTTGTGAAGTCTTATTTTTCTTCTAAATTTCTTCAAATCATGATAAATTCTGGTATCATTGTTAATTCCCTTGCTTATATATTGTACTTAGGTAACATGTCCTTCTCAACAGTAAGCTTTTTCTTGCATCTCTTCTTTTGGTACTACTCAGAGGCGAAGACACAAGCCAAACTACGGCTTCGATCGAACCCAATAGCTTTTGATCAAACAGTGTATTTGGTGTTTAGAATGcactaaatatgtacaaatattaaatttagaacccaGTCACTAACACTTGAAGTAGCCGCTCTAAAATTCAGAACCCATAAGGTTGAAATTCTGGCTCCGACTCTGGTAATACTGACAAGAACTAGCTGCATTACCTCCACTTCTGTGTTACATACAGACATCATTTGCTATTGTGGGAGCATTCTAGACTCTGTTATGTCCAGATGCTCAGCTCAGATAAGATCAATGTTTTAGTTGCTGCTATTGTCAATATCCTTAAAATGCAGTATAGAAATTAGTTGCTTATTTGAAATATTTGTATGGACCTCTTGAAACCCATAAATTTACAGCCATCATATAGTGCTTTATTTGATTGCGCTTTTTATGTCGAAGAGGCAAAATCTTAATTTAAAGTCAGTCTTCGCCCTTAAGAACAAACAACTGAAGAATTGTGTTTATGGGAGAAACTAGGTAAAACACCTTTCTATGGAACACGGTTTCTTCTCTTCACCGCTTGAACATTAAAAGACACTGTAAAAGTAAAATCTAATGTATGTAGGCAACATATCCTAATACAAACATTAGTGGCTGATTTCATGTTTGAAGAGTTCAATTGCGGCACGAGAAGAGGTACCAGGTAATTCTGTTCAGTAAGGCTTGGACAGATGGAAAACAatgtttaaatatatattttttacacTACAGAAATTAAATCTTAATTAAAAGGCTTGTTTCCTCAGCTATTTAGGAAGACTTAATACTACAATTCATTTAAATTCTAAAAGATCGAGTTTCTAATTTACGTACGGATTGTATTAATTTACTGTATTCTTGGATTCCAGACTTTAGAGTATTTTCTTTCAATGTTAAATGGACGTACTATTCGGCAACGGTCTTTTCAGGCAAGATGCACTTCGTACATGCTTACATCTTAATTAAGTACTTTTTCTCATCTAAGCTAACTGTTCCCTTCTCCAACTATTTAATAGTGTAGAGTTTCATGACTCCTTTTCCCTTTATTGATTTCCCAAGTGATAAAATTTGTTTGGCAGAAAAACAATATATATATCTACAGGAGAAGTTTACCTAAAATATAATTGCCTTAATTTTATGCAGTTAATTGGAAAATTTTAatctcaaataaaaaaaaattacaggGCAAATAACTACTCCACCATGAGATCCTATCCTATAAAAAACAACAATTTTCTTTTTTCAATGACGTAGAGGTAGAGCACGCTTACGCGCACCTCGAGTTCAACAGCGCAGTAGTATCTTCCACCAGTACAAGTACCGAGGAACTTTGTACACCGCCAAAAACGATGATTCATTGCGGCAGCTCTTCATTCATTATCCAACTCATTCCCAATCCCAGATGGTATCTCAAATCTGTTTTTCTTGCTTTCATCAATTATCACATCATCTTCAGCATCATCCATGATGGATTCCTTCTTGAAATAATCTACTTTAAAGTCATAATCATCATCCATCATATCACTGGTAGTAGAGGCTTTGTCTTTCTTCCTCCTTTTCTTCTCAGCTTTTCTAAGTTTGTTATTTAGCATGCCTTCCTCAGTATATAACTTCTCATTTTGTCGGCTACTAGCACTCTTGCCACTGGTCCGGCCTGCATCATCTTCTCCTGCATCCATCGCCTCGTCACTGTCTTCATTAACAAGGTTATCCGTTGCATTATCACTCTGAGTCACTGGCTGCTCCAAATTGTCCTGCAGTTTAAACATGCATTGTTAATAGATGTCAACTTTTTCAGGAACCAACAATATTACAGTATTATTTGTGCATAACGAGCACTGTAGGCAAGATTTTGATTTGCAGAGCAAGTGAATAGCAGTTACAGAATTCACGGGATGTTAAGAAGAATGCTAAAAAGGACTGATCTAAAAAGAAGAAAGTCTAAAAGGAAATCACTTACCTCTAGCATGGTCTCGTCAAAGTTAACAGGGTGATTAGATGGAACTTCAACTGGGTGATAATCATTGACTGATTTCAGGCTTCCAATAATCGAGGATTCGCTTCCATAAACTTCATCAACATTGAACTCTTTTCCAAGTTCTGAAACTATCTTTACCTCTGAATGCTCCCCCTCGTTCCTAGAGGGGGGCATGGTGTAGTACGGTATTTTCCCTGAAATGTGTCAGAGACATCAAACTACTAGCTTATGCATGACATATGCGtctttttcaaattcaaatctctcCTGGAGGAAAACTAGCAGTTATCACACTTACCCTCATTCCAGCCATGCAGAACAATCCTCGCTGCAGCATCGATGTCGACAATTCCACCCTTTTTGAGTTTACCCCTAACAGTAGCAACTTTCTGAAGAAAGTCATCGACTGATTCAAAGCTAGGAACCTTATATATAGATACCAACATCCTGGCCGGACACAGTTTAAGAATCTCCTTTACTGCACAAACCACAGTACTAGCAAAGTCAGCCGCATTGATATACTAATTGAAATAGAACATAAAAGTTATGTAAAGATGCTAAAACCAAATCCAGTTACCAGGACCAACTGGGTCATCTAACTTCTCTATCCTCTTGCAATTTCGAAGAGCAATAGCTGCATCATTCTGTGATGATGACCTAAGCATCACAATCCCAGGGCAGTCCAACAACTTAACATTCTTATCTAACTGGACTTCTTGCATGGATCTAGTTAATCCTGGTGTAGCACCAACATTGACTACGTGAGATCTCTTCAAGCTATTAATCAGGCTACTTTTACCAACATTTGGTAGACCAATGATACCAACAGTGATTGATTTTTTAATCTGCAGCAAGACTTACCATTAGCACAGAATCAGCAAGACTAGAGCAAACAGTGCAATTAAAATTACATCAGCATTGACTAAAGACAGACTGGTAGTGTCCCATACGCCAAAGTCCTATGCAGTACACTaaatttccttattttctttcattaaTTCCTTCCTTTTTCTGCAAACACCCAAAAAtccaagaaattcatcgggaaAAAGATGCCATCAGCATTATGGAAAAAGTTACTCAAAGTGCATCAAAAAGAGTCAAGACAGCCATTTGGCCGCGGCACCTAACTATATGCATCTAAGGTGTTGCACACCATAGCAGATTTCTGAGGTTGAAAAGCTACGAAAGCGCAAGTTAGATACCTAGAAGCAAGTTACCGTTCATGATCGGACATATTGAGATAGGAGTCTTGAAAGATATCCAGGTTAAAGTGAAGAGGAGGATGGAGAGACAGTTAAAGAGTTGAAGCGCTTCTTCGATTTTAAATTTTATCCAGGGTTATCTACTGGAATCAGAGAGCATCTATCTAATGTCCCATGGAAATTTGCCATCCCAGGAGGCTAGTGGAATTGAATAATCAATCAACTATGGTTCAATTCCAAACTAGTTGGAGTCAGCTATATGAATCCTTCATATATATttagggatggcaatggggcggTGCGGGTTTAGACATATGCAGGGCGGGGGAGGTTTAGACAAATGCGGTGCGGGGCgggtcaaaataattttttaaaatatctgTGCGGTGCGGGTTTGTGACTTTGTGTTAATTCTCTTCAGCCTTTGCTGTTCCCCTCTTGGTTCTACCTCTAAAGACACAAGCCTGAAGCTCTCTATCAGTGATAGAATGCAGAAGATTCAAATTCTTTATATAGAAATCAAATCATATTAAGTCTTGAAATCGTTCTATCACCTAAACCTGTAGACTTAACTTCACAGCAATTAATACATTAAGAATTTAATTTGATTTAATCTGTTACTTGGATTTAGCTTCTGATTTCGGTGAAAACTTTCAATTTTTTTGGGCTTATCTTTCTGGCAAATAGTAACAAAATCCAGCTTTAATTTACAAATACTTAAGTGAAttataaagcaaaaaagaaaacctATCTTTTTGTTATTAACGTTCACTCTTAGTGTTTAGCTTCTGTATGCTTATCTACTTAATTGCTTACCGTTAAAAGTGAAAGATTTAGATTGACAATggcatatatataaatataattgaAAGCAAAAATGaataaacataaaaataagacaaattttaaaataataaaaattttaggggcggggcggggcgggtgGACGCGGGTGGGATGCGGGGCAGGTGAACGTGGGTAAAGAACTATGCGGGGCAGGTAGAAATTTTGCGGGTTAAGACAGAACACGCCCCGCCCCCGCCCCGCTTGCCATTCCTATATCCATTCTGCTCTATTTGGTCCTTACTAATTCCAATGCTGCAACAATTGACTTTTCCGACAAATTAAGTTCTCTATATCTCATATTTATTCCTACACTGACGTACAAGTCGCTGCAAACCCCAGACCTAATGCAAAAaaagggcagtccggtgcactaaaCTCCCGCTAAGCGCGGGATCCggagaagggccggaccacaaaggtctgtcgtacgcagtcttaccctacatttctgcaagaggctgtttccacggctcgtacccgtgacctcctggtcacatggcagcaactttaccagttacgccaagactcCCCTTCCCAGACCTAATGCAAGTGTAACAAAATTAGCAATTTAAATTCCACCAATGTGACCTTTGCATAGCCAGTTGTCAGTCCACATAAAGGATGGGGGTTGCTGTAGGTTGAGAAACAGAGTACAAAAAGTCATAATGTCATGATCCTTTAGAATGGAATTGAACAATGACTCAACTTGATAACATTGGAACCTAGGTGAGAATAAATGTAGCTGATTTGCGCATGCAACCAAATAAGAAGCATGAGTAGACACAGTGCACAAAACATAGAAGTTCAAGTCAAGGCGCATTCCAGAACTgagacccaaaaagaaaaagatcctAGAAATACCTCATGGCTCCGTGAGTAATTCTTCAGCAATTTTATGAGAGTCTCAGCTCCAAGGCAATCACTTGTCTGCAAAAGATTGGTAGTTTTTCCAGCCTTTGAGGAAGACTTCCAgcccaaatttgacttttgcTCTTGGGTGCTACACTTGAAAGCAACTGTTGGTAGTTCCTCTCGCAGATACTTTAGCCACTTTTCTGCAGCTTCCCGAGGGACAAGATCTGATTACAAAGTCAAAAGAGTAAATAATGTCATCCCTATGAAATGTAGGAAGTAACTTTTCAAACCATCATATTAGATAATGCATAAGCTAAATGACGCTTGCTAGCAAAATTTTTGCATAAGCAAAGCCTGCCTGGAAAAGGTCTAGTGACCTATATCAAAAAGAAGAAGCAGAGGtgcaaatattattttatttgaggtgcaaatatatacataattttgATCAAgtaaatatatacatatttatCCACATATAAACTTGTATCACTGAGAAAACCATTCCACTTCTTTTGTGCTTCTATAAGTCACCATCACTCGTCAAACACGAACTTCATGTAACAACCTTTTACTTCGTATAGCACAGCACATGGGTACAAGAAAATGGTATGTAGCTATCTATGATTGGTTTCACCATAAAATGAAAGTTCAAGTAGAAACAAGATAATGCTATAAGTAAAACAAGGGGATACCAATTTTATTGAGGAGCAAGACAAGATGTTTCTCAGGTCCTGATCTCATCACCATCTTTTCCATGTCAAGACAGCGTGTACCAAGAGGATCTCGAGCATCAAGCACTTCCAAAATGACATCAGAAGCTTCAATCACTTTGACTAACTCCTTGTAGAAAGCTCTTTCCGAGTTATCTGCATCAGACAAGCAAGTGTAAGAGGCCAGAGAGAAAAATAAGAGGTAAAGAACCAAAGCCACTACACTTCCTCCAACAACTGACCCATGACAAAAGACAAAGCATAGAAGAAGGCTTTGGCATACCACGGATTTTAACAAAAGTAGTTGAATCGTCATTTTCTCGTTCCTCCACCATCGAAGCCATATCTGCAGGTTTATTCATATCATCATCCTCAATTAGTCCTAGCTTTCTCTTCTTAGCCTGGAAGCCAATGCATGGTAGTTAAATAACTGCCGCAAATACCATGAAGAAAAAGAATTGTGGGAAGACAAAACTATAAACATCAAGAAAAGCTATCCGCTAGGGAAGACATATTTTTCCCACCATAAAATGAGCATGGCAATGCAGTCTCTTACCCACTTCAAGGATATCGTGTTAATTGAGTAaaacatttttaaatcaatttattcttGCAAATAACCTGTGAAAATCAGTGGATTCTACAATTATTTGTATGATTTACACAAACGCAGTTCAGCATTTCAAGTGGAGCATGATTACATGACAAGCAGTCAAGCATTAGTCAATCAAACTCTGAAAACATAGCAAAAAGATCTCTTTTTTAGAATACCCGAGTCAATGCCACCCTTTCACAGCCTCTCAATTGTAAGATAATGTTCCAACTACAGAACATCTGATTATCAGGTGAAGCAAGCATCAAAACCATATTACAAAGATAACAACAACTATGCCTCCATATTAGTTGGAGTCTGCTATTTGAGTCCCCAATATAGATTCCGCACAAAGGCCATTAGACATTTCAAGTTGAGCATGATTAGTGTGACAAGTTTTAAtgaatcaaactttgaaaatatagCAAAAAGATCTCTTTTTTATGATACAGAGAAAATGCAGGCGCACAAAGGCCATTCAATATTTCAAGTTGAGCCTGATTAAAGTGACAAGCCTCAATCAATAAAACTTTGAATATTTAGCAAAAAAGATCGCTTTTTTATGGTACCAAAGTCAATGCAACCCTTGCACTGCCTCTCAATTGTAAGATAACATTCCAATTACAGAAAATCTGGTGAAGCAAAGCATCAGACCTATTTGACAACAATAACAACAGCTACGCCTCAGCTCCAAACTAGTTAAAgtcagctatatgaatcctcaacATATACTATACTTTGTTTAGAATTAAAAACACATCAATAGACAAAAATTATTACCCTTTCTTTTCGGGCAGCTTTCTTCTGCTCCAATTCTTCAAGAGCACGAGCACGACGAGCCTCAAGAGCCTTAAGCTCTTGTTCCTTAAATGGCCAATCATTGGGGATTCCTGGGTCCTTTTCTGCCTTACTCTTT is drawn from Nicotiana tabacum cultivar K326 chromosome 22, ASM71507v2, whole genome shotgun sequence and contains these coding sequences:
- the LOC107761398 gene encoding LOW QUALITY PROTEIN: putative disease resistance protein RGA1 (The sequence of the model RefSeq protein was modified relative to this genomic sequence to represent the inferred CDS: inserted 2 bases in 1 codon), yielding MAETFLFNIIERVLAKVSSVAVYEISLAWNVKTELRKLQSTLSTIKAVLLDANEQQAKNHEVRDWLEKLRDVVYDVDDLLDDLSTQLTLQMHFQKSLKKKVRKFFSSSNPIFYRFKIGRKVKEIRELLNEIAHDRKSFHFTEHTYLNPVENICREQTHSFVRASDIIGRETDQENIVKQLIDAREEENISVIPIVGLGGLGKTTLVKLVYNNNKVVQNFDLRMWVSISEDFSLSKVIEKILRSATGESFGHLDMDQLQSHLSEVLRSKRYLLVLDDVWNEDQNKWTDLRELLMNCSRGSKIVVTTRSKMVALITGTVAPYYLGGLADDECLSLFLKCAFVGEDKLLPNLVEIGKEIVKKCGGVPLAVKTLGRLLYMKTDENEWLRIRDNEIWEIEQKQSDILPILRLSYEQMPSHLRQCFAYCSMLSKGQEIPREDFINRWIAQGFIQSSNGSRKLEDIGNQYFDELLSRFCFLDVVQAFDGEILACKLHNLVHDLAQSVAGSECLNVKSNASVVSERVRHLFFHAEDMSRKHFPRFLLSLQKLRSFSYSFNIGPVNKFFVKTMLSNFKCLRVLVLNNLDFGELPTSIGHLKELRYLNLSDNGNIKFLPRKFXKLVNLQTLNLINCEQLKELPRDFEKLICLKTLYLTTYKISAGKNQQSFPSLQFLLLFKCCFPKLQPELVQQFTALRILRIYECRSLYSLPSSIRYLTSLEKLWIWNCEELDLMDGEGMVGLTSLRSLLLMGLPKLVTLPLGLKDTAHATLKYFRVADCPNLAVLPEWLQNCSSLQRLYIEDCPVLASIPQGIYNHNAEVHIIDCPLLSGGC
- the LOC107761397 gene encoding guanine nucleotide-binding protein-like NSN1 yields the protein MVKKSKKSKSNRVSLKKKYKIIRKVKEHHKKKSKEAKKLGLNKKSKAEKDPGIPNDWPFKEQELKALEARRARALEELEQKKAARKERAKKRKLGLIEDDDMNKPADMASMVEERENDDSTTFVKIRDNSERAFYKELVKVIEASDVILEVLDARDPLGTRCLDMEKMVMRSGPEKHLVLLLNKIDLVPREAAEKWLKYLREELPTVAFKCSTQEQKSNLGWKSSSKAGKTTNLLQTSDCLGAETLIKLLKNYSRSHEIKKSITVGIIGLPNVGKSSLINSLKRSHVVNVGATPGLTRSMQEVQLDKNVKLLDCPGIVMLRSSSQNDAAIALRNCKRIEKLDDPVGPVKEILKLCPARMLVSIYKVPSFESVDDFLQKVATVRGKLKKGGIVDIDAAARIVLHGWNEGKIPYYTMPPSRNEGEHSEVKIVSELGKEFNVDEVYGSESSIIGSLKSVNDYHPVEVPSNHPVNFDETMLEDNLEQPVTQSDNATDNLVNEDSDEAMDAGEDDAGRTSGKSASSRQNEKLYTEEGMLNNKLRKAEKKRRKKDKASTTSDMMDDDYDFKVDYFKKESIMDDAEDDVIIDESKKNRFEIPSGIGNELDNE